In Paenibacillus sp. J23TS9, a single genomic region encodes these proteins:
- the murQ gene encoding N-acetylmuramic acid 6-phosphate etherase, with protein MDEYLAGLTTEEINEQTRMIDECTTEEMLRLMNEQDAKVPAAVAAEIPQISKAVDVLHHVLKNGGRMFYIGAGTSGRLGVLDASECPPTFGIDPSRVQGHIAGGDGALRLAVEGCEDSEEEGVALIEQCGVTDKDAVIGITASGSAAFVIAGLRRAREIGAATIGVVNNKPSKLEKVCDICIAPVVGPEVIMGSTRLKAGSAQKLVLNMLSTCTMVKLGKTYDNLMVDLKASNIKLRDRSIRIIKSATGVDDATASAHLESASMNCKLAIMMIKTGLEAGAAEQALNQAEGSLKKAIKGFNHVV; from the coding sequence ATGGATGAGTATCTGGCGGGGCTGACAACGGAAGAGATCAATGAGCAGACTCGGATGATCGATGAATGCACCACAGAAGAAATGCTTCGTCTCATGAACGAACAAGATGCCAAGGTTCCAGCCGCTGTGGCAGCGGAAATCCCGCAGATTTCGAAAGCGGTTGATGTACTGCATCATGTGCTTAAGAATGGCGGCAGAATGTTTTATATAGGGGCTGGAACCTCGGGCAGATTGGGTGTTCTGGACGCATCTGAATGTCCGCCGACATTCGGCATTGATCCTTCAAGAGTGCAAGGTCATATTGCCGGAGGCGATGGAGCGCTGAGACTGGCTGTGGAAGGTTGCGAGGATAGCGAAGAGGAGGGGGTCGCATTAATCGAGCAATGCGGGGTTACAGACAAAGATGCTGTTATCGGTATTACGGCGAGCGGAAGCGCGGCATTCGTGATTGCGGGACTTCGAAGAGCCCGGGAAATTGGAGCTGCAACGATCGGCGTCGTGAACAACAAGCCATCTAAATTAGAGAAAGTCTGTGATATCTGTATTGCGCCGGTAGTCGGGCCTGAGGTTATTATGGGTTCAACAAGGCTGAAAGCAGGCTCTGCCCAGAAATTGGTTTTGAATATGCTTAGCACTTGTACTATGGTTAAGCTTGGGAAGACATATGACAATCTAATGGTTGACTTGAAAGCGAGTAACATCAAGCTGAGGGATCGTTCCATTCGCATTATCAAGTCGGCAACGGGCGTCGATGACGCTACAGCTTCCGCCCATTTAGAAAGCGCTTCCATGAATTGCAAGCTGGCTATCATGATGATCAAAACCGGGTTGGAGGCAGGGGCTGCGGAGCAAGCGCTCAATCAAGCCGAAGGCAGTTTGAAGAAAGCAATAAAAGGCTTTAATCATGTAGTCTAA
- a CDS encoding 5-methyltetrahydropteroyltriglutamate--homocysteine S-methyltransferase codes for MNPITKISNRIAPPFRADQVGSFLRPKALKEARTKYHKGLISKEELRSIENAEIIKLVEKQKAVGLTAVTDGEFRRTWWHLDFIEALEGIEVFDLSATGLFHGAMSKAKGYTVASKLGFPADHPFLEDFKFLKSAAGDHVAKFTIPGPNMIFYSGVINSQKYADNPSYAALEDVAKDIVQVYRVAIQAFYDAGCRYLQLDDTSWGALFSDDFREKIKAKGFDPDQLVKQFADITIDAVAQKPADMAITIHICRGNFKSSWLYDGGYEPIAKELFSRVNVDGFFLEYDSDRSGDFKPLRHIKDQCVVLGLVTTKTGELENKDDLKRRVQEAAEYVKLDQLCISPQCGFSSTEEGNTVTDQDQWNKLGLVVETAHEIWG; via the coding sequence ATGAACCCGATAACAAAAATTTCAAACAGAATTGCGCCCCCATTCCGGGCGGACCAGGTGGGCAGCTTCCTGCGGCCGAAGGCTTTGAAAGAGGCTAGAACCAAATACCATAAAGGTCTGATCTCGAAGGAAGAGCTGCGTTCCATTGAGAATGCAGAGATCATCAAGCTGGTGGAGAAGCAGAAGGCTGTCGGTCTTACCGCAGTGACGGATGGAGAATTCAGACGTACATGGTGGCATCTTGATTTCATTGAAGCTTTAGAAGGCATCGAGGTATTCGATCTGAGTGCTACCGGATTGTTCCATGGGGCGATGAGCAAGGCCAAAGGCTATACAGTCGCATCGAAGCTGGGCTTCCCGGCGGACCATCCGTTTTTGGAGGATTTTAAATTTTTGAAAAGCGCAGCGGGTGACCATGTGGCGAAATTTACGATTCCAGGTCCCAATATGATTTTCTATTCCGGCGTGATTAACAGCCAAAAATATGCGGACAACCCTTCTTACGCAGCACTTGAGGATGTGGCAAAAGATATTGTGCAAGTATACCGCGTTGCGATTCAGGCATTTTACGATGCAGGCTGCCGCTACCTTCAACTCGATGATACTAGCTGGGGAGCATTGTTCAGCGATGACTTCAGAGAGAAAATTAAGGCAAAGGGCTTTGATCCGGATCAATTGGTGAAACAGTTCGCAGATATTACCATTGATGCCGTGGCGCAAAAGCCAGCAGATATGGCGATTACCATCCACATCTGCCGCGGCAACTTTAAATCCTCCTGGTTGTATGATGGTGGTTATGAGCCGATTGCGAAGGAGCTTTTCTCGCGGGTGAACGTGGACGGCTTCTTCCTTGAATATGACAGCGACCGTTCGGGTGATTTCAAACCGCTCCGCCATATCAAGGATCAATGCGTAGTGCTGGGGCTGGTCACAACCAAAACCGGTGAGCTTGAGAACAAGGATGATTTGAAGCGGCGTGTTCAGGAAGCTGCTGAATATGTAAAACTGGATCAGCTTTGCATCAGTCCTCAGTGCGGCTTCTCGTCTACAGAAGAGGGGAATACGGTAACCGATCAGGATCAATGGAACAAGCTTGGGCTTGTCGTTGAGACTGCTCATGAGATCTGGGGTTAA
- a CDS encoding carbohydrate ABC transporter permease, which translates to MTEYAKPIKRRKINSDAAWGYAFIAAALLIFVMFTAYPVVSALIISFQEYKPLGSKFIGFENYTETFKDSLFWKAVINTIIYTLLTVPVSLFLSFAVSILILPFKKRMQTAFKAVYYLPAVASGVALSVVWLWIYDPMPEGIFNKITAFFGMGTHNWLGSSTYAMFSLVLMAWLSSHGTSIIIYLAALLGIDGSYYEAAELDGANFFQKLWYIVVPCLKPTTLFLLVTGVIGSFQVFQNAYLMTGGGPDNATTMVGLLIFNNAFKYFEFGKAAAQSLILAAIIAGISVIQFKFLGKDVEY; encoded by the coding sequence ATGACAGAATATGCTAAACCGATCAAACGGCGGAAGATCAATAGTGATGCAGCGTGGGGATATGCTTTTATTGCTGCAGCTCTCCTGATTTTTGTGATGTTTACCGCATACCCGGTTGTCAGTGCCTTGATTATCAGCTTTCAAGAGTATAAGCCGTTAGGTTCCAAGTTTATCGGATTTGAAAACTATACAGAAACCTTCAAGGACTCTCTGTTCTGGAAGGCTGTTATAAACACCATTATTTATACCTTGTTGACTGTTCCGGTATCGCTTTTCTTATCTTTTGCAGTATCGATCCTGATCTTGCCGTTTAAGAAAAGAATGCAAACTGCATTTAAAGCAGTATATTATCTTCCTGCGGTCGCTTCAGGCGTGGCTCTATCCGTTGTTTGGCTGTGGATCTACGATCCGATGCCAGAGGGTATTTTCAACAAGATTACTGCATTCTTCGGTATGGGCACCCACAACTGGCTTGGATCCAGCACTTATGCGATGTTTTCGCTCGTTTTGATGGCTTGGTTGTCCAGTCATGGCACGAGCATCATTATTTACCTTGCAGCTTTGCTTGGCATTGATGGCAGCTACTATGAAGCAGCCGAGCTGGATGGAGCGAACTTCTTCCAAAAGCTGTGGTACATTGTTGTTCCTTGTTTGAAACCAACAACCTTATTCTTGCTTGTTACAGGCGTGATCGGTTCGTTCCAGGTATTCCAAAATGCGTATCTGATGACTGGCGGCGGACCAGATAATGCAACAACGATGGTAGGTTTACTCATTTTCAATAACGCATTTAAATACTTCGAATTCGGCAAGGCAGCAGCACAGTCTCTGATTCTGGCCGCAATTATCGCTGGTATTTCGGTAATCCAATTCAAATTCCTGGGCAAAGACGTGGAATATTAA
- a CDS encoding MurR/RpiR family transcriptional regulator, with the protein MSIHDNILIKIREMKDSLTPVEKMVAEYVLQNLEEIPHLSIKSLAQLTKTSDASVLRFCKTMGYSGYRSFIVSISASLGSMEEQKDSYTDIQPGDDLSVIISNTSRNNIKSIEDTLSVIDKNEVDRAVQVLRQSNRIVFFGIGASGLVGIDAEQKFSRINKMCHTYTDGHSQLTAATLLDKGDVAVFISNSGNTIEILESLEITKKSGATIIAITKYNKSELADKANIVLNISTPEVTIRSGAMGSRIAMLTIIDILFAGVASAEYKNVKKYLTKTHNIIASKHR; encoded by the coding sequence ATGTCGATCCATGATAATATTCTAATTAAAATTCGTGAAATGAAAGACAGCTTAACCCCTGTCGAAAAAATGGTTGCGGAGTATGTACTGCAGAACCTGGAGGAAATTCCGCATCTCTCTATTAAAAGTCTTGCCCAGCTTACGAAGACCAGCGACGCATCTGTGCTGCGCTTCTGCAAAACAATGGGTTATTCGGGTTATCGAAGTTTTATTGTCAGTATTTCGGCATCTCTTGGCTCCATGGAAGAGCAGAAGGATTCTTATACTGACATTCAGCCCGGAGACGATCTGTCCGTTATCATTTCAAATACGTCAAGAAACAATATCAAATCGATTGAAGACACGCTAAGTGTCATCGATAAAAATGAAGTAGACCGTGCTGTTCAGGTACTCCGGCAGAGCAACCGTATTGTCTTCTTCGGCATCGGAGCTTCAGGACTTGTTGGCATTGATGCGGAGCAGAAATTTTCGCGCATCAACAAAATGTGCCACACCTATACCGATGGACACAGCCAGTTAACCGCAGCTACGCTTCTGGACAAGGGGGATGTTGCAGTATTTATCTCCAATTCCGGCAATACCATTGAAATTCTGGAATCGCTGGAGATCACCAAGAAAAGTGGAGCGACCATCATCGCCATCACTAAGTATAATAAAAGTGAACTCGCGGATAAGGCCAATATCGTTTTGAATATCTCGACTCCTGAGGTGACCATCCGCAGCGGTGCAATGGGTTCGCGCATCGCCATGCTTACGATCATCGATATTTTATTTGCCGGTGTGGCGAGTGCGGAATACAAGAATGTGAAGAAATACCTGACCAAGACGCATAATATTATTGCCAGCAAGCATCGCTAA
- a CDS encoding ABC transporter substrate-binding protein, protein MKKKMRVLASVFALSMALTTLSACGSKDDAKSSNADDPNAKDTITALLPPVSANFQNNFDQMSKDFNAKYPNLTLKIEPASWEDMTQKLDTQVNAGSPPDIAFIGSDGISKYVDSGMVMDISDTVTDEMIKDYDPAPLEYMKNGKGLYGFPAYMEAHAIGGNKEFMEKAGIDYKKVQKEGWTFDEFREAIKKGVVSENGKTSRYGFVFATAGVTSKDYLGILVKSAGMPAAFDKDLKYAYTSKNFLEVLKDIRVMIEDGSMPKELSSIDAGKRWNMFLTGQTMITGKGLAGFERSAKLNNEKLQNKDASAVKGSIPVDYVVLPVPAFAGAQAQASVAVDGYVTFRGTKEPTAAHKANVVKAANFLSSGANAATTNNELFVAQITESSRKAAESMTVDRDADNKAAVEVMLKTAVPARPDIPTDLGAKAIKLEDEVIVPKLQALIAGEITPETMYEAVKSAAVSAFGEDGVVKD, encoded by the coding sequence ATGAAAAAGAAAATGCGAGTATTGGCATCTGTCTTTGCACTCAGCATGGCTCTGACAACATTGTCCGCTTGCGGAAGTAAAGACGACGCTAAATCATCCAATGCAGATGATCCGAATGCGAAAGACACCATCACGGCCCTGCTTCCACCGGTGTCCGCGAACTTCCAAAACAATTTCGATCAAATGTCGAAAGATTTCAACGCAAAATATCCGAACCTGACGCTCAAAATTGAACCTGCAAGCTGGGAAGACATGACGCAAAAGCTGGACACGCAAGTAAACGCGGGCAGCCCGCCGGATATCGCATTTATAGGGTCTGACGGAATTTCGAAATATGTAGATTCAGGTATGGTCATGGATATCTCGGATACGGTAACAGATGAAATGATCAAAGATTATGACCCGGCTCCACTCGAGTATATGAAGAACGGCAAAGGTCTTTACGGCTTCCCGGCTTACATGGAAGCACATGCCATCGGCGGTAACAAAGAGTTCATGGAAAAAGCCGGCATCGACTACAAAAAGGTGCAAAAAGAAGGATGGACCTTCGACGAGTTCCGTGAAGCCATCAAAAAAGGCGTTGTCTCTGAAAACGGTAAAACATCCCGTTACGGTTTTGTATTTGCTACAGCGGGCGTAACTTCCAAAGACTACCTCGGGATCCTGGTGAAGAGCGCCGGCATGCCGGCAGCTTTTGACAAAGATCTGAAATACGCTTACACAAGCAAGAATTTCCTTGAAGTGCTGAAAGACATCCGCGTGATGATCGAGGACGGCTCCATGCCGAAAGAACTCAGCTCCATTGATGCAGGTAAGCGTTGGAATATGTTCCTGACAGGTCAAACGATGATCACAGGTAAAGGTCTCGCAGGCTTCGAAAGATCCGCGAAGCTGAACAACGAGAAGCTGCAAAACAAAGACGCAAGCGCGGTTAAAGGTTCCATCCCTGTCGATTACGTAGTACTTCCGGTTCCTGCTTTCGCTGGTGCACAAGCACAAGCAAGCGTTGCCGTTGACGGTTACGTAACATTCCGCGGCACGAAAGAACCTACGGCTGCCCACAAGGCTAACGTCGTTAAAGCAGCTAACTTCTTGTCCAGCGGAGCAAACGCAGCTACAACCAACAATGAGCTCTTCGTTGCTCAAATTACAGAGAGCAGCAGAAAAGCAGCGGAAAGCATGACGGTTGACCGTGATGCGGACAACAAAGCTGCCGTTGAAGTGATGCTTAAGACAGCGGTTCCTGCCCGTCCGGACATTCCTACGGACCTCGGCGCGAAAGCCATCAAGCTTGAGGACGAAGTGATTGTTCCTAAGCTCCAAGCACTTATCGCAGGCGAAATAACGCCAGAAACGATGTACGAAGCTGTGAAATCCGCAGCGGTATCGGCCTTCGGTGAAGACGGCGTTGTAAAAGACTAG